The Sorangiineae bacterium MSr11954 DNA segment CACCGGGCACGCGGCGGGTTCGCCGTGCGAGACGGCGCTGCATGTCTTTCTTCCGCGCGGCGGCGCGCTGCAGCGCGTGGTCGATGTGCCGGTGGAGCGCATCGATTATGCGATGGGCCGCGAGAAGACCAGCGGGAAGGTCGAGTACCACATGACGTCGTCGTCGCGGGTGCAGCCGGACGGCATCCACCTCTCGGAGCAGGTCGAGGTGAAGGACGACGGCGGCCAAGTGCTTCGCAAGGCGGAGCTCGAGCGGCTCTTTCGCATGAGCGAGGCGGGGCTGACCGCGAGCGAGGGCTCGCTCTGGGATCGGATCGCTAAGCCCGAGCTGGCCGCGAACCCGGAGCCAAAGGAGAAGCCCGAAAAGACCAAGTCACCGCCCCCTCGTCGCCAGCGCTGAGCTCCACCCGCACGATCATCGGCGGATCGTCGGCCGAGCGTTGCCCGAGGGCCGCCGTGCCGCCGAGGGTGGCTTCGTCTTCCCCGAGCACCAGGCGCGGCTCCTCACCGGGGCGCACTTCGATTTCGATGGCCACGTCCACGAACCCGCCCGTGACCTCTTCGATGACATAACGCAGGCGCGCATGATCGGCGCCGCTCGGCACCAGGCGGGCGAGCATCTCGCGCCCCACGGGGGCAATCCAGAGGACCACCAGGCCCGCCTGCTTGGTGAGCACGCCGCCGAGCACCACCTCGCCGAGCCGGTTGCGTCGCTCGCCGAGGAGGGTCGTCTCCGAGGGCGCCAGCGCAATGTCGCGCCAAGGCGCCTCCACGATGCGGACCGACAGCTCCGGAAAGGCCAGGGCCAACGCTTCGACCAGCGCCGTGCGCCCGCGCGGCCTCTGCGCAAAGAGGCGCGCGCGCCCGAGGCGCATCAGCGGCGCGATGGCGGGAACGTCGGACGCGAGCGCGGCGCCGCCCACGAGCGCGAGCGCCCGCCGGGTCGAGGTATCGCGCCCGCCGCCCGTGAGGCTCGCCGAGAGCCCCACCCGCCGCGAGGCGCGCAAGAACAACGAGATGAGGCGGTGATGGAACACGTCGTAGAGCGCGAGGACGGGGTCGTCCTCGTTCGCGGCGGCGCGGAGCGCGTCCTCCGTGAAGAAGCTGGCCAGCGGCGACACGGTGCCCACGACCCCTAGGAAGGTCGTCGACACCTCGAAGGTCGGCTCGCCTTTGCGCCCGGTGAAGTCGTCGTACACGTCGATGATCCGCAGCTCGGTGACATCGCCCGCGTGAAAGATGGGGCGAATGTCATGACGGAAGCGAATCCGCTCGGCGCGCGCGGGCCCGAGCTCGCCCACGGGCACGGCGTCGGGGCCGAGCAGGCGCTCGAGCTGCTCGATCAGGATCGCGAACGGGAGCTCTGGGGCCCGTCGAACGAGCTCGTCGAGGTTCGTGAGGTGGCCGAGGTTGCGTTTCATGGTGCGCGCGTTCCATGGCGAAGGTCGTAGGAGAAGAGCACCGCGCCGTCGCGGCGGAGAAGGACCAGGCGGATGGAGTCGTCCTCGCTGGCGGCGCCCGCAAAGAGCTGCTCCACCACCTCGCCAAAGAGGTGCAGATCGCCTCTGCCGGCGAAGCGCGATTCATCGACGACCACCTCCAGCTCGATGCCGATGCGCGCGACCGCCCGAAGGTCCGCGCTCGTGTCCGCGCCAAGATCCGTGAGGTGGGTGCGGCGCCATCGCACGTCGAGCAGGGCTTCGAAGTCGGTGGCGCTCTCTTTGGCGCCGGGCCACCGTCCCCACGCCGGCAAGTTGGCGCGCGCGAGCAGCGCCGCGAGCTCGTTTCGCTCCGCCAGCGAGGGGAGCCCCAGCTTGAAGTAGCGGTAGAAATGCCAGAGGCGATCGCCCTCCAGCACCGCGGGCGCCGCGCGGGTCACGGGGATCACGTTCCGATAGGCGATGACGGCGTTGGCGGATTTGGTGGACTCGCACACGTCGCCGATCCCCAGCTGCGCGGCGCGCCGAAGTTGGGTGGTCACCAAGGTCACCTCGATATCGCCGCCCGGGGGGCACGAGCGCAGGGCCGTGCCGAAGGTGAGCTCGATGTCGAGGGTGGGGCCCACGGCCGAGCGGCGCCGCGCGAGCTCGTAGAAGAGCACCGCGTCCTCGGTGGCCTCGAGCGGCGGCGGGATCAGCTCGCCCCACGAGGGGATCGGCTTGGACTTCAAGGTGCCTCGCTCCACCACGGCCACCTTCTCGACCGAAACAATCTCCGTATCGTCCCCCGGGACGAGCGCGCGCAGCGCCCAGCGATCGTCCTCCGGCTCCGTGCGCACGGTCACCGGCGTGGGGGCCGAGATTTGAATGGCCGGCACGGCGTGCATGCGGATCGACGTGGGATCCACGGTCACGTGCGCCGGAATCGGCTCGGCCAGGCGTATCTCGATCTCGAACCGCTCCGCGTCGCCCAGGCCGGAGAGCTGGAGCGGCCCCAGCTCGAGGCGCGCAAACTTGTTCGGAAAGGCGAAGTACTCGCGCGCGAGGAGCAGCGGCCCGCCCAGCCGACTCGCGCCCGAACCAAGCGAACCAGGCGGACCAAGCGAACCAAGCGGATCGGCAAAGCCGGGGCGCCGGTAGACATCGCGCCCGGACGGACCACCGAGCCGCACCTCGCGCTCACCCGCGCGCGCGAGCACCTTGTCCGTCTCCTCGAGGAGGTGCGCGCGCAAATCCAGGGCGCCCGGGAGATCGCCGGCAAAGTAGAGGCCGATGGAGTCGACATCGGCGAGCCTGGCGCCTTCGAAGAGCTCGAACACGAGCAGGATCTGCCGCCGCTCGGCGCCATGGAGCACCACGTCGCGCAGGGCAATCGGCTGCATGATGCACGCTTCGGTGCTGGCAAACGCGCAGCGCACGCCCTCGACCGGGCGGCTGTCGAAGGCCCGTCCCTTCTCGACGATCTGGCGGGTGCGGATCTTGAGGGTCGGCTCGAGCTCGAGCATGGTGGCGCTGGGGAAGGCGCGGAGGAGCGCGGGGCAGAGCGTCTCCATCACGGGGTGGATCACCTCCGGCAGCTCGTCGTCGAGGCGCTCGCGCAGCCGCGCAAAACCAAAGGCGAGGCTCTGCACCAGCCGCGACACGCCCGGATCGGCGTCGCGGCCCAGCACCGGCGCCACGCGAGGGTAGGTGCGCCCGAGCTCTTCGCAGAGTTGATAGAGGTAATCGAGCTCGGTCTGAAACGTCCTTTCGAACATGGTCTCGGATGCGTCCTCGCGTGAAGGCTAAATGGTCTCGTCGCCGGATCGCGCGGGGAAGGAGACGATCCGCCCCGTTCCCTCGAAGCGCGCGCGGGTGCGCGCGAACGAGTTGATGGCCGCGTCGTGCGCGAAGAGGCGCGCGAGCACG contains these protein-coding regions:
- a CDS encoding type VI secretion system baseplate subunit TssF, which translates into the protein MFERTFQTELDYLYQLCEELGRTYPRVAPVLGRDADPGVSRLVQSLAFGFARLRERLDDELPEVIHPVMETLCPALLRAFPSATMLELEPTLKIRTRQIVEKGRAFDSRPVEGVRCAFASTEACIMQPIALRDVVLHGAERRQILLVFELFEGARLADVDSIGLYFAGDLPGALDLRAHLLEETDKVLARAGEREVRLGGPSGRDVYRRPGFADPLGSLGPPGSLGSGASRLGGPLLLAREYFAFPNKFARLELGPLQLSGLGDAERFEIEIRLAEPIPAHVTVDPTSIRMHAVPAIQISAPTPVTVRTEPEDDRWALRALVPGDDTEIVSVEKVAVVERGTLKSKPIPSWGELIPPPLEATEDAVLFYELARRRSAVGPTLDIELTFGTALRSCPPGGDIEVTLVTTQLRRAAQLGIGDVCESTKSANAVIAYRNVIPVTRAAPAVLEGDRLWHFYRYFKLGLPSLAERNELAALLARANLPAWGRWPGAKESATDFEALLDVRWRRTHLTDLGADTSADLRAVARIGIELEVVVDESRFAGRGDLHLFGEVVEQLFAGAASEDDSIRLVLLRRDGAVLFSYDLRHGTRAP
- the tssG gene encoding type VI secretion system baseplate subunit TssG; its protein translation is MKRNLGHLTNLDELVRRAPELPFAILIEQLERLLGPDAVPVGELGPARAERIRFRHDIRPIFHAGDVTELRIIDVYDDFTGRKGEPTFEVSTTFLGVVGTVSPLASFFTEDALRAAANEDDPVLALYDVFHHRLISLFLRASRRVGLSASLTGGGRDTSTRRALALVGGAALASDVPAIAPLMRLGRARLFAQRPRGRTALVEALALAFPELSVRIVEAPWRDIALAPSETTLLGERRNRLGEVVLGGVLTKQAGLVVLWIAPVGREMLARLVPSGADHARLRYVIEEVTGGFVDVAIEIEVRPGEEPRLVLGEDEATLGGTAALGQRSADDPPMIVRVELSAGDEGAVTWSFRASPLAPGSRPARA